tcaagaggctctttagttcttcactttctgccataagggtctacatggacatcaccagatggtcaacactgaaatcagattgattatattctttgcagccaaagatggagaagctctatacagtcagcacaaacaaaaccgggagctgactgtggctcagatcatggactccttattgccaaattcagacttaaatggaagaaagtggggaaaaccactagaccattcaggtatgacctaaatcaaatcccttatgattatacagtggaagtgagaaatagatttaagggactagatctgatagacttcctgatgaactatggatggaggtttgtgacattgtacaggagacagggatcaagaccatccccaagaaaacgaaatgcaaaaaagcaaaatggctgtctggggagaccttacaaatagctgagaaaagaagagaagtgaaaaggaaagatataagcatctgaatgcagagttccaaagaatagcaaggagagataagaaagccttcttcagcgatcaatgcaaagaaatagaggaaaacaacagaatgggaaagactagagatttcttcaagaaaattagagataccaagggaacatttcatgcaaagatgggctcgataaaggacagaaatagtatggacctaaaagaagcagaagatattaagaagaggtggcaagaatacacagaagaactgtacgaaaaagatcttcatgacccagataatcacaatggtgtgatcactcacactcacctagagccggacatcctgaaatgtgaagtcaggtgggccttagaaagcatcactacgaacaaagctagtggaggtgatagaattccagttgagctatttcaaaccctaaaagatgatattgtgaaagtgctacactcaatatgccagcaaatttggaaaactcagcagtggccacaggactggaaaaggtcagttttcattccaatcccaaagaaaggcaatgccaaagaatgctcaaactaccacataattgcactcatctcacatgctagtaaagtcatgctcaaaattctccaagccaggcttcaccaatatgtgaaccgtgaacttcctgatgttcaagctggttttagaaaaggcagaggaaccagagatcaaattgccaacatccactggatcatggaaaatgcaagagcattcaagaaaaacatctatttctgctttattgactatgccaaagcctttgtgtggatcacaataaactgtggaaaattctgaaagagatgggaatcccagaccacctgacctgcctcttgagaaacctgtatgcaggtcaggaagcaacagttagaactggacatgaaacaacagactggttccaaataggaaaaggagtatgtcaaggctgtatattgtcaccctgcttatttaacttacattaaagtattactgttgttattatcCAGAGAATGTGGGGAAAAAACTAAGGTGGTATTTTTGGAGGTCAGCAAATCAATATAGTGATTGCACTGGACACAGTGTGGTCAAAATTTTTTGAAAGTATTTAGTGTTAGGGAAATTATGCATTGTTACTGTCTGTAATTGATTTCATCTTGTAGTTCAGAGGGTGAGGTATACTAATGCTTTGATTCATAAAAGAGTTTCCTCATTTGGGCTCTAAACAGAACTACACATTTGGAGTctgtcaatttttctttttcttttttttctttttctatatggTCAtgacttccttcttcctttcttgggACTTTTAGGATCATGTgagcattttttcctcttttagatggcacatttaaaaaaatatgaagaaagcaGGAATCATAAAATCTCCAGCCTGAAAGAAAGGATTTCTTAACTTTTGAGACAAATTTTTATAGTTTGAAAGTTTAAGAAATGCTTTGCAAAGAAGCATCCAAGATTTTATAACTGATTTCATCTTCTTCACTTACTATAACAAcagtcaggaaaaaaacaaatgcaagacTCACGGAGCAGGATCATCAGAACTCGGTCCTCTGCCTTCAGTGAATCTTAAGCCCCAACAGCGCAGCTTCGTTACTGCCGCCCAGCAGGTGAGTCCTCTGCTCAATGAGATGataaacaaagaatgaaaatgaatcagTCTTATTTTTCTTGACATCAGCATTTTCCGTGGAAAAAAATTAGCAGTTTATGATACAGTGTTCCAATGCTTTCAAAGTCAGCAGCTTCTAGATTTGGGGGAAATGAACCATCTTGGGAAATTACTTAATAATTATGTAAACTTGGACAcctataaaaattgaaatttgtAAATCTGAACTTGGGGGCTGGGCTGTAGATTAGAAATGCTGGCAAAGTAGATGGTTGTTGgtatattttttttctaccttttcttAGGTATTTCATACTGTTTTGTTGTAATATAGAGCCAATTCAGGTGTTAACCACCAGGCTGTGCCAGTCACTTTGTCTTTGATTTAAGTGAAAATGACTCAGCTCACATTTTACCAAAAAACCAGAAACCAGAGTCTCTTTCAGAAGTCTTGGATATTTTGAAActgttgaccttttttttttctttctccttttttaattgaaatatatttgatctacaatgttgtgtacGTTTCTGGCACAGCTAAGTGATTCacgtgtagttcagttcagtcactcagtcgtgtctgactctttgtgaccccatgaattgcagcacaccaggcctccctgtccatcaccaactcccggagttcactcaaactcatgacagAAACatagatgtattctttttcagactcttttccgtTATAGGTTATTATTACAAGATGAGGAgcatagttccttgtgctacatagtccttgctgtttatctgcgtgtatatggtagtgtgtatgtgttaaacCCAAGCTCCacctttttttcctcattatctTGGCCATGCTTTCTCTTTGCCTGAGGTCTTGTGTATTGTAGAAGTTTTCCTCTTTAGTCCCACCCAGGACTCAGATTCTCCCATCATCTAAAAGAGAACACATGCTAAACTCTGCCATGGTTTTTAATAACATTTAGGGCTAAGGTGGGTGATGCAGACACAGAACATTACGCAACAAACAAGTCACCGTTGGGTAGGAGACGCACAGCTAGTGAGGTCGTCTGGCCACCTCCCCAGATCATCTCGGTAGGCAGGGCCCCGGTTTCTGCCCGTCTTGCTaggttcttccttttcttctcccccttccctccatcccttcatATCTTCCTCTGAAGCTCCTGAAAGAAGCTCATTATCGTCCATCAGTTTTCCTTGTGTTCATTTGTTTCCCTTCTAGATGgctcatttttacctttctttttcaaacttGAAAAATCATTCATGGTCTCATTTAAATAAAGAGCCATTCATCTTAGAGATAAGTAACACCACTTACTTCTCTAGTTGGTTTCAGCTCTGAGTGACAGTTTAGTTCTCTTCCACAGAAAATTTAGAGTAAAATTTACATTCATTCAAAATGACTAATTTTACATTCATCAGTCTGAGTTTCAGCAATCCTGACCAATGTGAGGCCTGTTTGGGTGATAAAATCTTCCcagttttaaagatgagaaaatttagGGACGTGGACGTTGTAATTTGTGCAGAATTGCAAGGCCGAGAATGAAGGAACCGGACTTTCGTCTCGGGTCTTTGGCTTCATAACTTCACACCAATTGACACTGATATACAGTAATAGGAAGGCTGTGTGTAGAAACTCCAAAGTAATAATTGGAAATTGTAGACTTGTTATAAAGTCTGAAGTATTGGCTTTAAGTAGGGCAATGGGAAATTTTACAGAAAGGTCAGAGAAAAACCAGACAACTATTAACCCACTGGATATTGGAACCCATAGAAACCAGAAGATGTGATCAGATTAGTAAGTGGCTAAGCTATGATTATGCTTCTGACAGCAGGTGCAAGGCGCCTTTGTACAAGGTGTACCATGGCATTAACTTTGAAAGGTTGTGATTGTAGCTGAAAAAAATTACAGCTCCCCGTGGTTCATTTGTGGAACCACCTATTAATTCAACTAAACTCTCAAAGgacctgtttttgtctttttcttgtctgCAATACCTTTAGGTTTCacaactatataaaaatattgcttcATATAATATGGCTCCtaaaaatactctttaaaaatttagtgTTGGGATGCAAATATCCTGTCATTGTGATTGTTTAGTGCCAACTTAATACATACATGTTGAGTCAAAATTTACACAGTATAGTCAGGCAGGAAATACATACTGTCTGTCTGATCTGATTCCTGCTTAGGAGCTTCCATTTATACAGAAGCAGGAGTGGGCGTATCCAGCAGTAGAGAGAAACTCGCAGTAAAGGCAGCTCAGTTCTTCCGCTTGAGGTCTCTTTCAGAGTGCGCTGGCGcggtgctcagtcacgtccagctctttgcatccatcttcatgaactgcagcccagcaggcttctctgtccgtgggaccttccaggcaggaatactggagtgggttagcatttccttctctactctTTCACATTAATTCAGTGCTACTTGAATAAACAGGTCATTCACATTCTCGTTCAGGTCagtttcttccctctcttctccttccttcccagggAGGTCATGCGTCTCCTCATGGCATTGCTGGGAATGAGGGCGCTTCTCCAGGGGAGCGGTCTTACCCTGCTTGTCTCTGCTCAGGCCTCGGACCTCACTGTCGGAGGTGGCTGGTCCCGGGCTCTGCTCTCAGAGCCTGGGTGGAGCGTGACCGTTGTTCTGGGGATTCAAACCAGGCCCACCTCGGCTCTCAGCAACAGTGCAGAGCCGCTCGGGCTGTGGGAGACTCCCAGAGGACTCCTGGATTGACTGACCATCACCACCTCACCGGGCTGGGGGCTCACTCCACCCTGTTGGGACATCATTCTCCACGGGCGTCTGGCATTTCTGTGCGTCTTGGAGCAAGGCGCTGACCCGCTGGGTGCTGCAAGAGCATTTCCAGAGCGTCTGTGAACTGACCTGCCTCAGCCAGCTAAGCTACTGTCATCCTCGGAGCAAAGAGCAGCCGGCAGACCCCCAGTTATGAAAGGGTCGGCTCCCCTACGTTGTGTGCTGTTGTTAGGTTTGCTCTGTGTTGCCCTGTGGGACTGGGGCTTGGAGAATAAGAAATACTGAAACTTGCGTTACTTCTGTAACTGTGACTCAGAAACTGCCTTCAGCCCCGTCCCAGGCGTCCGGGCTATTCTTCTGGTGTCTGGGAAGCAGTGGGCATCGAACTTACTGGCTCTCAAGTAAGGAAGAATCTCGGCACCTTCTGAGTTCTGAGCACACCCCTCATGGAGGAGACCCCTTGGCAGACACACAGCCAGGACCTTCAACTTCCTTCTGAATTTAACCTGGGAAGGGACACCGGGGACGTTGGTTACCTTTTCTACACCACCAGGCTTGGAGGAACTGCCTCCAGCTCCCTCCTTGCCTGAAGATGCCACACCATCATTTCCAATCCACCATGAGTGGCTTCCCTGGGTTGGCACGGGGCACCAGTGAGAGTCTCACCTGAAGATCCACTGAGAAGAGGAGTTTCTGGCTCATTCATTAATCTCGATTCTTGATTTATTAAAAGGGAAGCTTTTGTCACTTGGAAACACCCTTTTTCCTTTccataaagtctattttatcaaGATGGTCACGTAACTTTGCCTTCTGATGCCATGTTGTAAGTCAGAATCTATAGCTGACTTGTGCTGTGTGTATTCTTGTTCAAAGGATTCCAGTTCTCCTTGAGGCTGTGAGTAACCCTTGCTGGCTAGGGAAAAGAAACCTtgataatatttcaaaaatatttttcctgtagCATGTATACCTGTTTGCAAAGACAGATTAAACACATGCAGGCTTTCTTAACAAGGCTTGGCCCATGAGAAAGAGTAACCAACAAATCAAAAGTGCACATTTATTACAAACCCTTCAAGCTGTCGTAACTTTAGTTCTGCTGATATAAATAAGTTATATATAGGTTAATGGACTCAGAAAACCTATTAGTTCACTGGtattgaaaataaatatcacTAATCTTATCattaaaatcaacaaaaccaaacagAACCGTTGTGGAACAAGAATTGCCATTATTTccccagaaaagaaaaatcttggtAGTGAGctataatattttttcatgtagAGGTTCAGTTTAAGAGGAAACGGATGTAACTGTGGTCTAACCACAGCATACGTATGGTGGGTTCGTCTCAGAGCAGCTTGAAATCAGAGATTAACCCTCATGGTGTTCTCAGCATCTGGAGAGGTTACTACAAGGAGGGACTCAAGAAGTGAAGAAAAGAGTCTCCGCAGTTTGGACATTGAAACCTACTTAAAGGACCTTGCAGAATGTTTCGCCtggaaatctctctctctgtgtttatGTCTGTCTGTGTATCTGTATTATTCACTAGGCTGATATAGTAAACATTTTACAGTTTACCTTGGAATTAGATCATCATTTTGATTTGAGTGAAGATAAATTAAtagattaaaaatcattttatttctttacatttttaattgaagtatagttgatttacaatgttgtgttaatttcaggcatTTGGCAAAGTGATTatgttatatgtgtatatatatacatgtatgtatcatttagatttttttcattattagctatcgcaagatattgaatgtagttacTTGTTTTATGCTgtaagtaggtccttattgtttattttatatacagtagtgagTATCTGTTAATCCCTAGCTCCTAATTTGGCCCTTCCtcccccctttcctctttggtaatgattagtttgttttcaatgtttgtgaatctatttctgtttcgtaAATTGTGTCATTTtcatagattccacatatgagcaatatcatgatatttgtctttgtctgatttagtATGATAGACTcgaggtccatccgtgttgctgcaaatggcattatttcattcttctatggccaagtaatattccattgcgtgtgtgtgtgtgtgtatacacatgtatgtatatctatatatatatatatatacacacacacacaaacacatatatacaccacatctttatccatccctctgccAGTGGTCATTTAGGttactataaatagtgctgctatgtaaatcagggtgcatgtatcctttcaaattagACTTTTCATCTATTCCAGAAAAAGTCAATCATTTTAAACAATAAGGTTTACCCTTCTATGTATACTCTAATATAATCTTAATACTTAAGTAAACAAGAATTATCTTACAATGATCTGAAAGcattatttttagtaaattaaaaTCTAACAAGTGTATAAACATACTAAATGAGAGGGTTGAGGCAATTTCAGTTTTCCTCAAGCTCTGATAAGCTATGAATTCGTGGCACTGCAGAATAGAAACAATTTTTGTATCTTCCCTGTTggataaaattagttttaaatgcCACTGGTAATTAATTTTATCTAGAACTTGGTGCCCCTACTTTTAGAATTTTGTCCAAATATTTGGACTAAAGATCCCTTTggaattttttcttattatgtaGATGCTgttaaattcattttgaaatagCATATTGACCTGAAATTTGAAAGGTTCTAAATATCTATGATTTACATAGAGTGTACCTTTCAACCCAAGAATAGAACTGTTGGTCCGTCTGTCAGTAAAGCCGAGGTCTAACATTGGGAAACTGCCTTTTTCTCGATTGTTCACCTCATGTCCTGGCCTTTCTCTATCTTTTCCGTTTCCTGTTCTCGGAAGCTAGAGACGTGTTTGTGTTTTCTGGGTTCCCAGGGTTTCCCATTGGATTAGTCTGCTTGCCTTAACAAGATGCCACAGGCTGTGGTTTGGACAGCAGCTGTTCCTTTTCTCACGGTTCTGGATGCTGCTGATCCGGGACCCAGGTGCTGCAGGCTGCTTTCTAGTGAGaactcttcctggcttgcagatggccaccttctccctgTGCTCTCATGTGGCCTTTCCTCACGTCTCCCCttcccagaagagaaagagagacacgTGCAAGCAAGGAAGTGAGCAAGCACTCTGGCATCTTTTCCTCTTCTCATAAGAACCAGTCCTATTATATGAGGGTCTCACTCTTAgaacctcatttaatcttcagttcagtcgctc
This sequence is a window from Bubalus bubalis isolate 160015118507 breed Murrah chromosome 22, NDDB_SH_1, whole genome shotgun sequence. Protein-coding genes within it:
- the LOC112581457 gene encoding uncharacterized protein LOC112581457, which encodes MPGGRRGRACTRTLPQPLPSRLPHSTELPVPTVSSTAESFVCTVSRTAAPPSSYPSKDIGCPAYLCQEKNKCKTHGAGSSELGPLPSVNLKPQQRSFVTAAQQGGHASPHGIAGNEGASPGERSYPACLCSGLGPHCRRWLVPGSALRAWVERDRCSGDSNQAHLGSQQQCRAARAVGDSQRTPGLTDHHHLTGLGAHSTLLGHHSPRASGISVRLGARR